One part of the Paraburkholderia flagellata genome encodes these proteins:
- the lptM gene encoding LPS translocon maturation chaperone LptM, with translation MRVISWTRAAAPSAWTPRAILAAFAISAVALAGCGQRGALYMPTVPPLPPKPNFETAQPETGTATPASAAESASAPVGTIPDTSGTPLSLSPDSELSTTPATTGSPQPASDATPTQ, from the coding sequence ATGCGTGTCATTTCCTGGACGCGCGCAGCGGCCCCCAGCGCATGGACGCCCCGCGCGATTCTAGCGGCTTTTGCGATCAGCGCCGTCGCGCTCGCAGGCTGCGGTCAGCGCGGCGCGCTCTATATGCCCACCGTACCGCCGCTTCCGCCCAAGCCCAATTTCGAAACCGCCCAGCCGGAAACCGGCACGGCCACGCCTGCCAGCGCGGCCGAGTCTGCTTCGGCGCCGGTCGGCACGATTCCGGACACCTCGGGCACGCCGCTCTCGTTGTCCCCTGACTCCGAACTCAGCACCACACCCGCGACCACCGGCAGCCCGCAACCGGCTTCCGACGCCACGCCAACCCAGTAA
- the cyaY gene encoding iron donor protein CyaY, whose product MPDNDYLSRAEAVLAAVERAVDEAEADIELERSGNVLTLEFENRTKIIVNLQPPMREIWIAAKAGGFHYRFIDGEWRDTRTGTEFFSALTAYATEQAGEPVRFEP is encoded by the coding sequence ATGCCAGACAATGACTACCTGAGCCGCGCGGAGGCCGTGCTGGCGGCCGTGGAGCGGGCCGTGGACGAGGCCGAAGCGGACATCGAACTCGAACGCAGCGGCAACGTTCTGACGCTCGAATTCGAGAATCGTACGAAGATCATCGTGAATCTTCAGCCGCCGATGCGCGAAATCTGGATCGCGGCGAAGGCTGGCGGTTTCCACTATCGCTTCATCGACGGCGAGTGGCGCGACACGCGCACGGGCACCGAATTCTTCTCGGCGCTCACGGCCTACGCGACGGAGCAGGCGGGCGAGCCGGTGCGGTTCGAGCCGTAA
- a CDS encoding penicillin-binding protein 1A, which yields MQDQLPSSVPPSTPPEPPRRRKRPWWATLLIAFFGLIFAGVVCAALVLGYALVVATPNLPSLEALTDYRPKVPLRIYTRDHVLIGEFGEERRDVVHFRDVPDNLKKAILAIEDARFYDHGGVDLAGIARAGFVALTNGHATQGASTITMQVARNFFLSSEKTYTRKIYEMLLAYKIESKLSKDQILEVYMNQIYLGQRAYGFASAARVYFGKDLKDLSLAECAMLAGLPKAPSAYNPVVNPKRAKVRQEYILQRMLELHYITQQQYDEAAAQPLVVKGAGKEFSVHAEYVAEMVRQMMYAQYHEEAYTRGLNVVTTIDSADQDVAYRALRKGLMDYERRHGYRGPEAFLDLPTDTDEREQAIDDALVEHPDNGELVAAVVTAASPKEVRATFMDGNTTSITGDGLRFAQFALSARAQPSQKIRPGAIIRVARNNAGEWSITQLPQIEGAFISIVPQDGAIRALVGGFDFNKNKFNHVTQAWRQPGSSFKPFIYSASLDKGLGPATVINDAPLFFSAAETGGQPWEPKNYGGGFDGPMSMRTALMKSKNLVSIRILNHIGTKYAQQYITHFGFDADRHPAYLPMALGAGLVTPLQMAAGYSVFANGGYRVNPYLIAEVTDQRGMVVAQAQPLVAEQNAPRAIDPRNAYIMNSLLQSVAQRGTGAKSNVLKRTDLGGKTGTTNDSRDAWFAGFQHTLAAIAWIGYDNPRSLGDKETGGGLALPVWIDYMQKALNGVPEYKMAMPDGVITLGDELYYADATPGHGFVSTVGISQAALEASASGTSGEGGADSAGAAPTPEHVNAKEKEDIMNLFRGH from the coding sequence ATGCAAGATCAGCTTCCTTCGTCCGTACCGCCTTCCACGCCGCCCGAGCCGCCCCGGCGGCGCAAGCGCCCGTGGTGGGCCACGCTGCTGATCGCCTTTTTCGGCCTCATCTTCGCCGGCGTGGTGTGCGCGGCGCTGGTGCTCGGCTACGCGCTCGTCGTCGCGACGCCCAACCTGCCGTCGCTCGAGGCACTCACCGACTATCGCCCGAAGGTGCCGCTGCGCATCTACACGCGCGACCACGTACTGATCGGCGAATTCGGCGAGGAGCGGCGCGATGTCGTCCATTTCCGGGATGTGCCCGATAACCTGAAGAAGGCCATTCTGGCCATCGAAGACGCACGCTTCTACGATCACGGCGGCGTCGATCTCGCCGGCATCGCGCGCGCGGGCTTCGTCGCGCTCACCAACGGCCACGCCACTCAGGGCGCCAGCACGATCACCATGCAGGTGGCGCGCAACTTCTTCCTTTCGAGCGAAAAGACCTATACGCGCAAGATTTACGAGATGCTCCTCGCCTACAAGATCGAGTCGAAGCTCTCGAAGGATCAGATTCTCGAGGTGTACATGAATCAGATCTATCTGGGACAGCGCGCGTATGGCTTTGCGAGCGCCGCGCGCGTGTACTTCGGAAAGGATCTGAAAGATCTCTCGCTCGCCGAATGCGCGATGCTGGCAGGGCTCCCCAAGGCGCCGTCGGCCTATAACCCCGTCGTCAATCCGAAGCGGGCGAAGGTGCGCCAGGAGTACATCCTCCAGCGCATGCTCGAGCTGCACTACATCACCCAGCAGCAATACGACGAGGCCGCGGCGCAACCGCTCGTCGTCAAGGGCGCTGGCAAGGAATTCAGCGTCCACGCCGAGTACGTAGCGGAAATGGTGCGTCAGATGATGTACGCGCAGTACCACGAGGAGGCGTACACGCGCGGGCTGAACGTCGTCACGACCATCGACTCCGCCGATCAGGACGTTGCCTATCGCGCGCTGCGCAAGGGGCTGATGGACTACGAGCGGCGCCACGGCTATCGCGGGCCCGAGGCGTTCCTCGACTTGCCCACGGATACCGACGAGCGCGAGCAAGCCATCGACGACGCGCTCGTCGAGCACCCCGACAACGGCGAACTCGTTGCAGCAGTTGTGACGGCGGCAAGCCCGAAAGAAGTGCGGGCCACGTTCATGGACGGCAACACCACGAGCATCACCGGCGACGGGCTGCGCTTCGCGCAATTCGCGCTGAGCGCGCGGGCCCAGCCGTCGCAGAAAATCCGGCCGGGCGCGATCATCCGCGTGGCGCGCAACAACGCAGGCGAGTGGTCGATCACGCAGTTGCCGCAAATCGAAGGCGCATTCATCTCTATCGTGCCGCAGGACGGCGCGATCCGCGCGCTCGTGGGCGGCTTCGACTTCAACAAGAACAAGTTCAACCACGTGACCCAAGCGTGGCGCCAACCGGGTTCGAGCTTCAAGCCGTTCATCTACTCCGCGTCGCTCGACAAGGGCCTCGGGCCGGCGACCGTCATCAACGACGCGCCGCTTTTCTTCAGCGCCGCCGAAACGGGCGGTCAGCCGTGGGAACCGAAGAACTACGGCGGCGGTTTCGACGGCCCCATGAGCATGCGCACGGCGCTCATGAAGTCGAAGAACCTCGTATCGATCCGCATCCTCAACCACATCGGCACGAAGTACGCGCAGCAGTACATCACGCATTTCGGCTTCGACGCCGACCGGCATCCGGCCTACCTGCCGATGGCGCTCGGCGCGGGTCTCGTCACGCCCTTGCAAATGGCCGCCGGCTACTCGGTGTTCGCCAACGGCGGGTATCGCGTGAATCCGTATCTGATCGCCGAGGTCACCGACCAGCGCGGCATGGTGGTCGCCCAGGCGCAGCCTCTCGTGGCCGAGCAGAACGCGCCGCGCGCGATCGACCCGCGCAATGCGTACATCATGAACAGCCTATTGCAGAGCGTGGCGCAGCGCGGCACGGGCGCGAAGTCGAACGTCCTCAAGCGCACTGACCTGGGCGGCAAGACCGGGACGACCAACGACTCGCGCGACGCGTGGTTCGCGGGCTTCCAGCACACGCTGGCCGCGATCGCGTGGATCGGCTACGACAACCCGCGCAGCCTGGGCGACAAGGAAACGGGCGGCGGCCTCGCGCTGCCGGTGTGGATCGACTACATGCAAAAGGCGCTCAACGGCGTGCCCGAGTACAAGATGGCGATGCCGGACGGCGTCATCACGCTCGGCGACGAACTCTACTACGCCGACGCGACGCCGGGACACGGTTTCGTCTCGACGGTGGGCATCAGTCAGGCGGCGCTCGAGGCTTCGGCGAGCGGCACATCGGGCGAGGGTGGCGCTGACTCCGCGGGTGCCGCGCCCACGCCCGAGCACGTGAACGCGAAGGAAAAAGAAGACATCATGAATCTGTTCCGCGGGCACTGA
- a CDS encoding PilN domain-containing protein: MTLARAVRVFPRRAIGGFNLLPWRQGAIRRLRRRRLLEWGAAALGGCVCALGVVLWQRVEFSALEARREVLERPLAQWRAPLAEAQRLTRESEARRVGDQRARQYARATTRFLALADALASDVPPGVGLQQLAQSADETDLQASAADESAAAAWLSRLRSLPAVEAVSVRELKRGAPAGAARDTAPDSEPIRVAAHLVWQGASAVPRAGAARASSGAAAKEAT; encoded by the coding sequence ATGACGCTCGCGCGCGCCGTGCGCGTGTTTCCGCGCCGTGCCATCGGCGGATTCAACCTGCTGCCGTGGCGGCAGGGCGCCATCCGCAGGCTGCGTCGCCGGCGCTTGCTCGAATGGGGCGCCGCGGCGCTTGGCGGCTGCGTGTGCGCGCTTGGCGTCGTGCTTTGGCAGCGCGTCGAATTCAGTGCGCTCGAGGCCCGGCGCGAGGTGCTCGAACGGCCGCTGGCGCAGTGGCGCGCACCGCTCGCCGAGGCCCAGCGCCTGACGCGCGAAAGCGAAGCGCGGCGCGTCGGCGATCAACGCGCGCGGCAGTACGCGCGGGCGACGACGCGTTTTCTCGCCCTCGCAGACGCGTTGGCGAGCGACGTGCCGCCTGGCGTCGGCTTGCAGCAGCTCGCGCAGTCAGCCGATGAGACCGATCTGCAGGCGAGCGCGGCGGACGAATCAGCGGCGGCGGCCTGGCTCAGCCGGCTACGCTCGCTGCCCGCTGTAGAAGCCGTGAGCGTGCGCGAACTCAAACGCGGCGCACCCGCTGGTGCTGCACGCGACACTGCGCCCGACAGCGAGCCGATTCGCGTGGCGGCGCATCTCGTCTGGCAAGGCGCGAGCGCCGTGCCGCGGGCCGGCGCTGCGCGAGCGTCGAGCGGTGCCGCGGCGAAGGAGGCGACATGA
- a CDS encoding type IV pilus secretin PilQ: MSALKWGARVLGALTVSVAGCAAWAAVPLPQPVWARSAVALARYEAPPLPDGAAEPAATQWIANPFVGGSDASTPEDGTSTNADVSGATPPVAQPSREPASDAPAAAPLEGPPIPMRAPLRLGDAAAANDGLPPDRPITLNFQRAELTAVLHAFAQFTKLNIVASERARGQVTLRLDRVPWRTAFDLLLEANGLAMSRIGDVIWVAPAAEVAARERQRYEAHARAAELEPLASRSFELHYARAEDLRRFLTGSGTQRALSKRGMAVADTRTNLLFVTDLPARLDQIGELVRRLDAPARQVLIEARIVEGDEGLSRELGVRLGVMPVSVDGTTARGLTAGADGTAYDLAAGPISGFEAAGLGLTLLAARATRLLDIQLTALEAEGRGRVVSSPRVVTADRTKAVVEQGTELPYQAKVGQGVSGVQFRRASLKLEVEPQITPDGRVILDLDVAKDSVGEQTAAGPAINTKHVQTRVEIEDGGTVSIGGIDATDDRDDVTRVPLLGKIPVLGALFSHRAHRDQRSELVVFITPRVVESD; the protein is encoded by the coding sequence ATGAGCGCGCTCAAGTGGGGCGCGCGCGTGCTCGGCGCGTTGACGGTGAGCGTCGCCGGGTGTGCTGCATGGGCCGCGGTGCCGTTGCCGCAACCCGTATGGGCGCGTTCGGCGGTGGCGCTCGCACGCTATGAAGCGCCGCCGTTACCCGATGGGGCAGCCGAGCCCGCAGCAACACAGTGGATCGCCAATCCGTTCGTGGGAGGCAGCGATGCTTCTACGCCCGAAGACGGTACTTCCACAAACGCGGACGTCTCCGGCGCGACGCCGCCTGTCGCCCAGCCTTCGCGCGAACCCGCTAGCGATGCGCCGGCGGCCGCGCCGCTTGAAGGGCCGCCCATACCCATGCGCGCGCCGCTGCGCCTTGGCGACGCAGCGGCAGCAAACGATGGATTGCCGCCGGACCGGCCGATCACGCTCAATTTCCAGCGCGCCGAGCTCACAGCCGTTCTGCACGCATTCGCCCAGTTCACGAAGCTCAATATCGTCGCGAGCGAACGTGCGCGAGGCCAGGTGACGCTGCGCCTCGACCGCGTGCCGTGGCGCACGGCGTTCGACCTGCTGCTGGAAGCAAACGGACTTGCGATGTCGCGCATCGGCGATGTGATCTGGGTCGCGCCCGCTGCCGAGGTGGCCGCGCGCGAGCGGCAGCGTTACGAGGCGCACGCCCGCGCCGCGGAGCTGGAGCCGCTCGCAAGCCGCTCGTTCGAGTTGCATTACGCGCGGGCCGAGGATTTGCGCCGGTTCCTGACGGGCTCGGGCACGCAGCGCGCACTGTCGAAGCGCGGCATGGCGGTTGCGGACACGCGCACGAACCTCTTGTTCGTCACCGACCTGCCGGCGCGACTCGACCAGATCGGCGAGCTGGTGCGGCGGCTCGATGCGCCGGCGCGCCAGGTGCTGATCGAGGCGCGCATCGTCGAGGGCGACGAGGGGCTCTCGCGTGAGCTGGGCGTACGTCTTGGCGTGATGCCGGTGAGTGTGGACGGCACGACGGCCCGCGGCCTGACAGCGGGAGCGGACGGCACGGCCTACGACCTCGCAGCGGGCCCGATCTCCGGCTTCGAGGCCGCGGGCCTCGGCCTCACACTGCTGGCCGCGCGTGCCACGCGCCTGCTCGACATCCAGTTGACTGCTCTCGAAGCCGAAGGGCGCGGGCGCGTGGTGTCGAGTCCGCGCGTCGTCACCGCCGACCGCACGAAGGCAGTCGTCGAGCAGGGCACGGAGCTGCCTTATCAGGCCAAGGTCGGACAGGGCGTTTCGGGCGTGCAGTTCCGCCGCGCAAGCCTGAAACTCGAAGTCGAGCCGCAGATCACACCCGATGGTCGCGTGATCCTCGACCTCGACGTGGCGAAGGACAGTGTCGGCGAGCAAACGGCCGCCGGGCCTGCGATCAACACCAAACACGTGCAGACGCGCGTGGAAATCGAGGACGGCGGCACGGTCTCGATCGGCGGTATAGACGCGACGGATGACCGCGATGATGTGACGCGGGTGCCACTCCTGGGCAAAATACCGGTTCTGGGCGCGCTTTTTTCGCATCGCGCGCACCGGGATCAGCGCAGCGAGCTGGTAGTTTTCATCACGCCGCGTGTCGTGGAGTCGGATTGA
- the pilM gene encoding type IV pilus biogenesis protein PilM: MGFGNPVLLGARRFAAGVDLGARGVTLVVLSQRIVGAGPVRLEWLASAPLAREAMAGAEVVDRVAIVAALRSVFGELPRASAAASLRCAMAMPTSATHIATVPLARLATAGAADESGIHAALEPHVLAEAERVAGMERGELAVDWSVLPATPRSHEAQVMIAATARHHLEARIECAAMAGITLCAVDDEAHAALRAMRHAAAYELPPHEPWVAIWVGPEGVHGWFLVDDSVVRHTRFPALEHADLVEALRDLVDGEQAGCVQVSGELAMLRGVNFTLADIGDALGAPVLPFECGPLADIERPLAATLLHDPACAVAFGLALRGVAE, translated from the coding sequence ATGGGTTTCGGGAATCCGGTGTTGCTGGGCGCGCGCCGCTTTGCCGCGGGCGTGGATCTGGGCGCGCGAGGCGTCACGCTGGTGGTGTTGAGCCAGCGCATTGTCGGGGCGGGCCCGGTCCGCCTCGAATGGCTGGCGAGCGCGCCGCTCGCGCGCGAGGCGATGGCGGGCGCGGAGGTCGTCGACCGGGTGGCCATCGTCGCGGCGCTTCGCAGCGTGTTTGGCGAGTTGCCGCGCGCGAGCGCCGCGGCGTCACTGCGGTGTGCCATGGCGATGCCCACGAGCGCGACGCACATCGCGACCGTCCCGCTCGCGCGTCTTGCAACAGCGGGCGCGGCGGACGAGTCCGGCATTCACGCGGCGCTTGAGCCGCACGTGCTGGCGGAGGCGGAACGTGTGGCGGGCATGGAGCGCGGCGAGCTGGCGGTCGACTGGAGCGTGCTGCCGGCCACGCCACGCAGCCACGAAGCGCAGGTCATGATCGCGGCGACGGCGCGGCACCATCTCGAAGCGCGCATCGAATGCGCGGCAATGGCAGGCATCACGCTGTGCGCCGTGGACGACGAGGCGCACGCCGCGTTGCGCGCCATGCGGCACGCTGCGGCGTACGAGTTGCCGCCGCACGAGCCCTGGGTGGCGATCTGGGTCGGCCCGGAAGGCGTGCACGGCTGGTTTCTCGTCGACGACTCGGTCGTCCGGCACACGCGTTTTCCCGCGCTCGAACATGCCGATCTCGTCGAGGCGCTGCGCGACCTCGTCGACGGCGAGCAGGCCGGCTGCGTGCAGGTCTCGGGTGAGCTTGCCATGTTGCGCGGCGTGAACTTCACGCTGGCCGACATTGGCGACGCGCTGGGCGCGCCGGTGCTGCCCTTTGAATGCGGGCCGCTAGCCGATATCGAGCGGCCGCTCGCGGCAACGCTTTTGCACGATCCGGCGTGCGCGGTGGCGTTCGGACTCGCGTTGCGCGGGGTGGCGGAATGA
- the lysA gene encoding diaminopimelate decarboxylase encodes MTQSAFHRDNGTLFVEGVSAADLAAQYGTPLYVYSRAALTAAWHAYADACAGRRAKVHVAVKANSNLAVLNVFAREGAGFDIVSAGELARVLAAGGKAQDVVFSGVGKTAGEMREALEAGVKCFNVESIPELDRLNDVAGKLGKKAPVSLRVNPDVDPKTHPYISTGLKANKFGVAFEEARATYRAAAAMAHLDVVGIDCHIGSQITEIAPYLDAIDKLLELVDQIEADGVSIRHIDVGGGLGITYDDETPPDIGEFVRTVLDRIEAYGEKTGKAREVYFEPGRSLVGNAGILLTTVEFLKPGSEKNFAIVDAAMNDLARPAMYDAYHAMEPVVARQSAPQTYDVVGPVCESGDWLGRARSLAIEPGDVLAIRSAGAYGFVMSSNYNTRARAAEVMVDGTRVHLARERENVAQLFASEHVLPD; translated from the coding sequence ATGACCCAGTCCGCTTTTCACCGCGATAACGGGACGCTCTTCGTAGAAGGCGTCTCGGCCGCCGATCTCGCCGCACAGTACGGCACGCCGCTCTATGTGTACTCGCGCGCGGCGCTCACCGCCGCGTGGCACGCCTACGCCGACGCCTGCGCCGGCCGCCGCGCCAAGGTGCACGTCGCGGTCAAGGCGAACAGCAACCTCGCCGTGCTCAACGTGTTCGCGCGCGAAGGCGCCGGCTTCGACATCGTTTCGGCGGGCGAACTCGCACGCGTGCTCGCGGCAGGCGGTAAAGCGCAGGACGTGGTCTTCTCGGGCGTCGGCAAGACTGCCGGCGAAATGCGCGAAGCGCTCGAAGCGGGCGTGAAGTGCTTCAACGTCGAATCGATTCCCGAACTCGACCGCCTGAACGACGTGGCGGGCAAGCTGGGCAAGAAGGCGCCAGTTTCGCTGCGCGTGAACCCGGACGTCGATCCGAAAACGCATCCGTACATTTCCACCGGCCTGAAGGCGAACAAGTTCGGCGTGGCATTCGAAGAAGCGCGCGCGACCTATCGCGCCGCCGCAGCCATGGCACACCTGGACGTGGTCGGCATCGACTGCCACATCGGCTCGCAGATCACTGAAATCGCGCCGTACCTCGACGCCATCGACAAGCTGCTCGAACTCGTCGACCAGATCGAAGCCGACGGCGTGAGCATCCGCCACATCGACGTGGGCGGCGGCCTCGGCATCACCTACGACGACGAAACGCCGCCCGACATCGGCGAATTCGTGCGCACGGTGCTCGACCGGATCGAGGCGTATGGCGAGAAAACGGGCAAGGCCCGCGAGGTGTACTTCGAGCCGGGCCGCTCGCTCGTGGGCAATGCGGGCATCCTGCTCACCACGGTCGAGTTCCTGAAGCCGGGTTCGGAAAAGAACTTCGCGATCGTCGACGCCGCAATGAACGACCTCGCGCGCCCCGCCATGTATGACGCGTATCACGCGATGGAGCCAGTCGTTGCACGCCAGTCGGCGCCGCAGACATACGACGTGGTCGGCCCCGTGTGCGAAAGCGGCGACTGGCTGGGCCGCGCTCGCTCGCTCGCGATCGAACCGGGCGACGTGCTCGCGATCCGCTCGGCCGGCGCATACGGCTTCGTGATGAGCTCGAACTACAACACGCGCGCGCGCGCGGCCGAAGTGATGGTCGACGGCACGCGCGTGCATCTCGCGCGCGAGCGCGAAAACGTGGCGCAGTTGTTCGCGAGCGAGCACGTGTTGCCGGACTGA